Part of the Vulpes vulpes isolate BD-2025 chromosome 13, VulVul3, whole genome shotgun sequence genome, ATCTTGGCTTTAAAGATGTTAGATAACATCTCTACATTCCTAACAGAAGGCCTTCCCATATGTCTGGCTTTGAACAAGGGCAAGTTAGCCTAATCTTCACCAACCAACTGTCCAATTATCCACTGGGCTAACTAGACAGTGGTTTAGGGGTctagggagagggagcagagcaAATACCAAGAGAACATTTCATTTGACACGTAGACAACATTCTACACAATTAGTAATTCAAACTCTCTCTCAGGATCCATGTAACTTGGTGAGCTATTGGCTCAACGATATACCATgtatgaaaatgttcaaaatgaaaatgttcaaagaagACCATGGCAATGGGGATTCCAAACCTCAGTTTAGCATTTTCTACTTGTCTTGAATCAGAATGAATTTGGtgtaattagaaagaaaaagatgtataaaaataACTGCAATGGTAGACACAGAGAAATAACAAATGGGTGGCAGGAGCAGAGTTACTTTTTCTTCTTGACAAACTCACAGACAAAGTACATGGTAAGATGGCACTCCGTGTCATTCCATCTGCCTGAGCTCAGCATTTCCACACAGTCCTCATGACCATAGGGATCACTGGGCTCTCCCTCCTTCCAGTTGCTGTAGTTCTGCAGTGGAGTGTTGTCCGTGAACACATACTGTCCCTCCTTCTCCAGGTCATTCACCCCAATGAACACCCGGAAGAAGCCACTCTTAGCGACATAGTCAGCGATGAGTGTGTTGGCAGCTTCATCCTTTGGCATGGCCAGCATCCCACCCCGGATCCGGCAGTGTGTCAGGGACTCCCTGTAGTTCTTCTCTTCCTGCACGATGTAGTAGAATTTCTCCTCAGTTTCCCTAATCCCTGCTATGACTTTGCAGAGAGGAAAAGATGAGCATGATTATGCATCACAGAAGGAGAAACGGCAAATATGTAATATTGCTGgacttaaattcatttatttattgttcaacAAGCAAGTCCCTATTATGAGGTAGGcactggttaatttttttttatcatctttgtAGTTATCAAATGGAGAACAAAGTCCTGCCAATTGtcctccctgtccttcctccttAACTCCCCACACAACTATGAAGAAGAGACTATTTTGACAAAGGCTTGTTATATGAATTGCCATTCACCTCCTCTCAGACTATTTTCCTATCCTATATTATGCTTTGCCACACATAGAGTTCCAAGAGCATGCCTTTCTCTATCCCACTTCTAGGACTTGCATGCCTGGAAAGTCTACTCATTGCTTTACCTGGAAAACTCCTACTTGCCATTTAGATCCCCGTGGAAGAATTTTCTCCTATAAGAACTTTTCCAGTATCTCTGGATAGGCATGGGCTCTTGAGCACTCTCCTCCATATTTCCAtagctccttcctcttccccttttctATCACTCAACACATTCTAATCTGTTTGTCTGCATGCCTCATGTACTAAACTACAAACGTCTTGAGGACAATAACCATGTCTTATCACTCAGAACCTACAAGAGTGCATGAGAAGGTAAAAGCTTATTGAATGGATATAGGAATAATACAAAAGATTGTCCACTTTTCCTGGGCTATGAACCCGTACATAGATTGAGATTGTCCATGCTCACTCCACGTACATGAAGTACTGAGCTACTGAATAAGCTTCAGGACAGAATTGGGGACTCTGAATCATCCTGAGTTCAtaatatattaaatgcattttaggCTTTGGGGGCTTCTACATGTATTTCTTTGGGtctgtaaattaaaatttaccaagAAATCTATGATCACGCCAATAAATGCTGAAAATTATTGTTCTATGTTGAACGTCtagtatctgttttttttttctttcattagaatCCAAGTCATGTCAGAGACAGCATCTCAGTATTATAACCAGATTTAAAATTAAGAGTATTCTGAAATGAAGATGAACACAAGATGGCATATGTGTGTTTCTAATAATGTACAAAAAACATAGCtggattataataaataaaagtaaaacaaaattaaaccaaTTTCAACTGTAACTACAATAGATTCCCATTCACACTGTCTCGGAAGAGAACATGTAAGTCCCACTTAAAGGGCTGAATTCACTACTAATTACAATGGGGAAATGGCTGATGTGGGAAGTTGCACAATTCAGGAAAACACATAATATTCTGTTGATTTGTACTGAGGGTAGAGGAATCAGTGAAACCTGTATTTGAATCCCTGATACTCTGTTGACTCTGTATCTACGGGCAAGGTAATTTCTGTAAGCTTCAGGGTAATCGTAATACCTGCACCCTAAGTATTATTTCAAGTACTCAAGAAAATAGCTattgtttttacttctcttttctgaGATGCTGGCTCTGACTTTTCCTGGCCCTTTTGATTCTTAAGGCATGACTTGCCAAACTTTGCCCTTTTCTCCATTCACCTCTCTCCAGAAAGTACCTTTTTCTATCCATAGGTAATgcaatatatgtgaatatatgtagACAGTGGTCTCGGAGTGTCCTGGAGTCTGAGAGGATAATTAGCATTTTAAGAGACCTATAAAGTGGTGACATTATCTCAGTAGGCCTTTTCCTGACCCAAGGTATTTCCCACTAGGAATACTGGAATTGTAATGTTGAAAGAGATTAAATCAGTAGATAGCACAAAGCAAAGAGGATATACTCACCATTCTTGACAAACTTCATAGATGTCTTGAGGCGAGCAACACTAATATCCAGTTGTCCAACTACTTTCCGATACCTTCCACAATCACAGACAGTGccttttaaatgacaaaaactaTGAATTCATGTGAAAGCACATAGAGACCAGTCGGAAAGAGCAATTGCTCTCTTCTCCATCTTTACTATCTTTTCCTAGTCTGGCTTTATCTTTCTGTGCATGGCTATACTtttagtcttttatttaaaacaaggCTTCTACTTTACACTGTCTTCAGGGatttacaaaatatctttttgagtattttaaatgAGTCGAAACATAATTCTAAGccagatttttaaagagaagagtaAATATGGCAAACCCCTGCACACATACTGTGGACCGTTTGGCATTTTTGTTGAACACAAAATGTGCCTGTccaatctcaaaataaaatctttacagcTTTCTTAAATTTCTAGTCAATATTCTCTTCTGTTAACTGCATTGCTCACTGGCTCACACAACTCTCCCAAGACAGGAGAAAACTTTCATGATGAAACCAAATGATAATTCTAATTATCCATTTCAAGTACAGCTTGAATGATCCTTGAATGTTTCAAGGACTAAGTTTAATTCTTGTGAATAGATTCAACTTATAATTTCAAGAACCAGTTGTCCCATTTGTGGATTAACTCTGATTTTAATTTCTGCCATTCATTCCCTCCTTGCTCATTTACTTTTTCAACTACCTGCTGATACTGTGACAGAGAAAAAAGTGTaaggaaaatgatatgaaattcaaatgaCTCCCTTTTTCTATTTAATGACTGCCTCATGTAATCAgttccttttgctttcttctttggcagttgaaaagcagaaagaattttattagctaaaggggaaaaaaaatctgtggcttTATTTATCCACATTCACAGTTAAATATAAGGAATTTAAAACAGGTCTTAGAATTAGTCTTCACTACACCTCTGTGACCTCCCCCAGAGCAATCTGCTTTCTTTCCCTGCACATATCACtggaaataaaactcttttacAACTTATGGAGACTCTCCCTGACCATTGAAGGGATGTTGTGCATCCATGGGGTCTTTCTGGATCAGGCCAGTTTGCTGTGGGCAAACTGCTGGCCCCTGTTTGGTTGAGATGCTGGTGGAATGTAAGGCACGCCGGTGCAGTCCTACTTACTGCTAAGGCCATGGTGGATTTTCCTAGGGCTCTAGGACAATGAGGGCTACTTCCTAATGTGCTGGGTTTGTTTCCTCCCACTAAGCATGACTAAGATGGAATGTGCCATCATTCCCTTCCCCAGGGCTTGGAAAGTCACCAGCAGATAGAGAGGaaagtttccttctttcctttctcctagcCCAAGTAAAATAAGGTTAAACACAGAGAGGACAattgttttttcattaaaatacattatttttaaagatgagtaCATTTAGAGGTACCTGgggattcagtcagttaagcatgtgcccctgagttcaggtcatgatcttggagtcctgggatcgagccccacgtcatgctccctgctcaatgtggggtctgcttctccttctccctctgttccccaccccccactcatgctccctctctcaaataaataaataaaatcttttaaaaaatgaatacacttGGGATAATgctaaaatttaagagaaaaatgagcaTGTTGTACCTGCTTTGCCTTTTCCTCCTGGTATTCCAGGCAAACCTTTTTCCCCTTTGTCtcctgaataaaaagaaaagccaggatATGAACAATGAACTAAAATGGTGAATCATTTCTGGCAGAAAATATCTTATATACCTAAAAACACGggaaacagtttttaaatttcatttgccATATCTCCAACTAATATCctttggttatatatatataatttgattttgaGTTAATTGCTCAAGTACAAAACTAATCAAACAAGTCATAATTTATTTAGATTGAATGCAGCATTCTGATGGGATGGCAAAGAAAGATTGAAATTTGTGTCACCTGCCCTACTAACATAGCCTTCTGAGAAAGGCTAATACAATTCTCCACATGTTTTTAACTTCAAAAGTGCCATTGTTTTGTGTATCTGAATCACTTGGTTAGCACATTGCAGTGTCTATGTATTTATTACGTCTCTAAGTCCTTCCATATGGCTTTGTCCTTGGATTTTCAAAGATATGTTGTGctttttcaatttaattcaaatatttactatttattacttACCCTATGCAAGACAAAAAGCTTGGTACTTTGACAGGATATAAAGAGAGACAAGATTAAACTTCTGACTTGAAGGATTTTACACTTTTtgaaaagatgtgatatatgcaAATATCTGTAATATAAAGTTGTGTCAAATATATTATACTGAAATATCAACCTTGATAATTTTCCCTTCTACTCTTTGTATGTGGCCATTTTCTTATTCAGTCAGAGGTATCCACAAAATAATTCTCAGAGAATCAGGATTattaaagcagagagaaaaaaaatgttgatttttttcggCTTCAAAATAAGCCCTTGAAGCCTACATCAGACACAATAATTGAAAGCAAAAGCTTTTGATTTCCAAGAGGAAATGTTTGGCTGAAGTTCTTGAGAATCAAAAGAGAAGATCCtgatggaaataaaatagagtttATGCTTCAATGgtgaactggaaaaagaaaaagaaagaatttgagaGGAATGAATATAGGATGAAGGTCATCCATGCTAAAAGAGTATAGGGGCTTACTTTCATGGAAGTTTAGTGAGGCCAGGGAATTAGTTATATTCCCCGAGGGAGCAATGTGAGGGGAAATGGAATCAGAATTAAGGTTCTGCCTAACCTCATCCTTTaacagcaaaagggaaaaaatgggagCCACTCTAAAACCCATAAGGTGGCCCACATTGCCTGCTCATTATCTATTCTTTTCATCACTGTCTGCTGAGTACTTTTCACTAAGAGTCCTGTATGTCTTAACTGTTGATCTTCCAGGAAAGCCTGCATGCCAGGGCTCCAAGAATTTGCTGAGCCTTTCCAAATTGACCCCCGTGAACACTTCTCTTTATAGGGATGGTGGATATTCATGAGCTCCCCAAACAGAAGGAGGGGTCCTTGAAATCCAGAACACAATTAAATATGTAGGATGAAGCCCCAGAACTTGCACTTGGGTGAAATAAAACAACAGTGAAGTTCATGAAAATGGAATGTGGTAAATTCTGTAAAAGAGGTGTTGAACAGAGATAATATACTCTGGGAGGGAGGTAGATGACATAGTACTTCTACTGGGAGGGTGAAGAAAGGCTTTCCTGGGAAGATAGCTCTGGAGCTTAGttatgaaaaagagaatgaaagatgaAGTTATGAAAGATGAAGACGGGAGCAAGGTAGGGGACAATGCACAACAGAGGTATAGTTGGAAAAAAGCATGGAAATATGCCACACACCCAGATGAAGATTGCTCTGCTCACACCTAAGTTGTGTCCTGCaaattcctcaatttctcttatATGTAAAttgtaaaaggtaaaaatagattCTGAGAATATATTaatggaagaaagagaacttaCGTTTGCTAAGTATTGTTCCAGATACCTTATATAGatattatcatattatttataGATACCATCAAATTAAATCCTATGAGTTAAGTAATATTATCTTTATTCTACaatgaaaagaatggaagatCATAGAGAAAACATAACTTGTTCAAGGACATCTAAGCAATTCAGTGGCTGTGTTGTTATTGAAACCCAACCATTTCTGGCTCCCCAGTTCATGGTGCCTCCCAAATGAGTGAACCAATGACTTAATGAAATAAagtattgaaaaaatattatcagTAATTGAAAGGAATGCCAAGTCCTTGTCACCACCAGAAACAATATGGACTTAAAAGATCATAtgaatatactttaatattttatcttttgaaaatagtgtgttttctttaaatgtggATCCCTTTCAATTCAGTGTGGGCTGAAAGTTTATTCTAGCCCTGCTACGATCCTAGTTCTGGGCTAAACCCAATGGTGGATATCAAAGAAGGCTAACATGtagtatttgttttataaaaataatgggggttttaaggaaaacaaaacatacatCAGAGACCACAGAAATGGGACACTGTTACTATTACCTACTCACAGAGTGAAATAAAGGAAGTGCCTCACAGATATTTGGCAAAAATGGCATGGATCAGAGTAGAGAAGATGTTCACTGAAGCAAGAGCCTTCAGCTGGATCTTCCTagcttgctattttattttattttgttttgttttatatttttacatttgtttttatttaagttctatttatcaacatatagtttaacacccagtaCTCAGCTGGATCTTAATAGtgcagaaaacagatttttaaattgatagaTGGCTTTCTTGTCTGACAAGATGTAAGGACTGTGACTACTTTCCAGTATTTGCAcatgaatttctttccttttttaacagATGGGAAAGCCAAAGCAGTATGGTAGAGTGAACAACCATGGCAGTCCAAAAAAACCAACGcttgaattctggctctgtcgCTTACTAGATAAACATGAACCggttacataattttttaagcctctatttctttatttctttaagtggAAATAATGATGCAAGAAGCAGTAGATTATGAAGGGAGATAAATTAGATAATGTCATCTTATCCTGGAATTAACTCTGTGCTTAAGTCATAGAGAATGGTCAACCAATGTTAGCTTCTGCCAGTACTTAGCCAGAAAGCATGCCACATCCTTAGCTGGTTCATGGAGGATGTGAGTTTATAGTGCCTATTCCCAAAAATGAATTCTGGCTTAAAGCCATACACAAAACTTACTTTGGCCCATGAGCAGGAACGTGTCAGTAATAACTGTCTTAAGGCTGAAGAATTAGAGGttgtatttaaacaaacaaacaaacaaacaaacaaatcatagCACTTTTACTGTAAAAGGATTATTGACCTtaagtaaaaacatttattttgctatGAGATTGAATTTGCCTATATTAAATCATTCTCTCTTATTCCTAAAATGAAATATTGACATCCAGAAAGCTACCTTGTCCATGCGAGTGACAACATTAAGGTCAGCCCAGAAAGTTGAGATTAATCTGAGTCAGTGAAAAATTTAGAAGGGCCCACTGATGAAACGAGGACAATAAATTTCAAAGtacagattaaaaatgaaattaatccaGGTGAGCCAGAACACTAACCCTCCATTTTTTTGAAATTCCAGGACATGCTCATAAATTTTGATGGCATATCTCTGGAGGAGAAAGAAATCTCAGTGAATGGTGGAAACTGATGTTAAGGAACAGTAGTACTTATAGAAATAAAGAGTAGAAATAGGCTACATCAtaggaaatgatatattttatcatttactttttcattcttaATGCAGTAAATTAGAAAGTTTCCACTGTATAATAGGCATTatgataaaatgatgaaaaagtaTGGTCCCCACGCAgagcttatatttatttaactaaaaGTCCCAATACAGCCTTCACTCATTTGTTCCTCCAGATGTTCACAAGTCtgtaggggaaaaaagacaaggtAATAAGCCATGACAATGTGTAAAATGATAGGAGTGTACAAATATGGAATTGGCTTGAAGAAGATAAGGTTAGTTAACTCTATCATTTCCAGACTGTTACTTCTTCAATATTTGTGGAAGTTCATCCATTATGAGGCTCAGAAAATCATACTGAACTCTACTCTTCCTATCTCTGTCATGCACCACCCTCCCCAAAATACCTTGTCTTATTCTATGAAAGGTTTAAGACTTGACTCAAGTTCATGAACAACAACTCTCTGAGTTGGAGCCTCGTCTGTATTTGACACATCTAAATCTAGGCAAATGCACCAGCTAGAACAACTCACTGAAAAACAAACTTCTTAAATTCTGGACATGTTCATGAGAATGACTCCTCTTTCCGCTCCACTCCTACTCATCTCCAGGGCAGTACTTGGGATCTCAACCACACGGAACATTGAGACATTTCAGAAATCTTGAAGTCCAAGATCCCATTTTCTGGCTATATCTTTCCATCTCTTAGCCAGTAGTTAAATGAAGCTGATACAGCTAAGAGCAGCTCCATGATGCATTTTATCTGAAAATTATACAATCTGAGGAgccctctttaagaaaaataatacacaatTACAAATGGAAAAGTGGTATAAAAATGAATacctataagaaaagaaataaaaacaaatcactaaattttaaaagtagacaCCACATTGAAAATTCACTAATAATCataagattttaattaataaagTTGCGAatctatagttctttttttcacACCTGTAGGCTGCATATGTTTGGCTGCATTCATGAATATGCAACTGACCTACTACTGCTTTTTCATAAGTGCATCATTTCCCATTGCAAAATAGCATCAACTTTGCAAAAACCAAACTTAGGAGTCTTCCTGCATGTTCCATTCACTTTCATTGGTGTATTTATCTGCCTCTGCATAAATTAACACTATtttgtagcttttaaaaaaatgtttaaattcagccttccagttttgtttttcttttttaaggttttctttggctgtttttggttcctttcatttccatatacattttgaaTTGGCTTATTAAATTCTGAGAGAGCTACTTCTGGGATGTTTATTGAGATAGCATTGATCTATGCATAAATTTGAGGGTCATCTTATTCACATTGATCATCTTAActatattgagtcttccaatctatgaatgtagttttacttccattttcttaaacattctttaatttttctcgtTATCACGATGTCCTGTTTGTTGTAGAAGTCTTAGACACCTTTGtaattttattcctagatatttaataattttgatgCTGTAATAAGtggcatatttttcatttcatgtttCTGATTACTGATTTCTGATCatatagaaagaaaattgagTTTTGTATGGCTAAACTGTAAAAAGTCAGTACAAATAGTTAATCTGtagatttgtttctatttttttaataataaattattttttattggtgttcaatttgccaacat contains:
- the COLEC10 gene encoding collectin-10 — its product is MSGFGALLRRNQFILLVLFLLQIQSLGLDMDSRPTTEVCATHTIAPGPKGDDGEKGDPGEEGKHGKVGRMGPKGIKGELGDAGDQGNIGKTGPIGNKGDKGEKGLPGIPGGKGKAGTVCDCGRYRKVVGQLDISVARLKTSMKFVKNVIAGIRETEEKFYYIVQEEKNYRESLTHCRIRGGMLAMPKDEAANTLIADYVAKSGFFRVFIGVNDLEKEGQYVFTDNTPLQNYSNWKEGEPSDPYGHEDCVEMLSSGRWNDTECHLTMYFVCEFVKKKK